Proteins from a genomic interval of Salinarchaeum sp. Harcht-Bsk1:
- a CDS encoding PD-(D/E)XK nuclease family protein, translated as MVGGCICYSPSYTALRDHAFNWLDTNTAESPESAVFLESNAHQRDAIATAWREEHDALRLTVTGIADFALTIHERLYGPYPGIETLERRRTIEQALHRLDENDVLRDAGQHTPSISELLRELEADGVRDIATLEDRLDSSTCTQHQQTVLTEVFEGYLELRGRIAHPESKTQNEKLAAVAETDQSLRTVLPHLDAIVISNLEDPSATELAVIERLAEDFPVRVLMPTVTPEAPTAGISTAVADTIAALRGMGFEEERVEAADPLPLRDVTTRLYQPVETPDAPPAELSWHEAPTPDREIRHVARRIREELATTDRQPDDLLVLAPGLLSYRDGIADVFDAYGIDHAYKVSILLERTYAGRAVLDAIECCEYPRSDRIAELATNPLVDIPGTDAVELADVQRRLYTTAIDAYVDELDASASGIDAFLDRVAAVREAEADAVVPAVRELLGHIGLESTVETLDENADFNAGYEARAVRRVDAILESVQTVCEEFDPDDPLGEVGTALEGVRVPSPTQVTAGNVEIIGLQDAPGADFEELYVLGATAQHLSGSETRPRFFQTLGEQLGVFERHAQRDVDRYRFGTLIGNAQRVHITTPETTIDDDPLLVSPFVDELARVTGLEPTGTLHDEPRASREDLQRDMAGAPPAALEPALAAARENGHVTDAFVATATRGAECGAHRGVQELTAHDGQLTTGSIESLDGKLTRAPYSYSRLTKYAKCGFKYLLSTGWGLDEEDDIEPGIDPLTLGSVVHETVETFYRDLQTEPGDPVDLTDHDQHDLEQGLLAAARDAVDDEDVSLHDVFGEKTLHALFSGLASPTENEYYSPPGNDSTDDPSGTFAQFLDTELDFAEDGHRPSYFEAELGDDDGVQLPDGRTVPVGGIVDRVDTTPDGLTVFDYKASSVNGARRRENQARDGIDFQLPIYSLAAPELVDTDLTPSDVAARYYVINDNPQVKPRRSLADRFDDIDYDAFITDVIPDRLDAVTGAIENGAFHPAVVGERTAQCSYCEFSDICDVRHHRRYDVVDHVTDTGHHAYVPAGAGAGDVLDELPGGDTDA; from the coding sequence ATGGTTGGGGGATGCATCTGCTATAGTCCGTCCTACACTGCCCTTCGAGATCACGCCTTCAACTGGCTCGATACGAACACTGCAGAATCACCAGAGAGCGCAGTATTTCTCGAATCCAACGCCCACCAGCGCGACGCGATCGCTACCGCGTGGCGCGAGGAGCACGATGCACTTCGCCTGACCGTCACCGGAATCGCCGATTTCGCGCTCACGATTCACGAGCGACTGTACGGCCCGTATCCCGGAATCGAAACGCTCGAACGACGCCGCACGATCGAGCAAGCGCTCCACCGACTCGACGAGAACGACGTGCTTCGCGACGCCGGCCAGCACACGCCGTCGATTTCTGAGCTGTTGCGGGAGCTCGAAGCCGACGGCGTCCGAGACATCGCAACCCTCGAAGATCGACTCGATTCGAGTACCTGTACCCAGCACCAGCAAACGGTTCTCACCGAGGTGTTCGAAGGGTATCTGGAGCTTCGCGGACGCATCGCGCACCCAGAGTCGAAGACACAAAACGAGAAACTCGCCGCCGTCGCAGAGACCGACCAGTCTTTGAGGACTGTGCTGCCGCATCTCGATGCGATCGTCATCTCTAATCTCGAGGACCCGTCAGCGACCGAGCTCGCTGTCATCGAGCGGCTTGCGGAGGACTTCCCCGTCCGCGTCCTCATGCCGACCGTCACGCCGGAAGCACCGACGGCCGGTATCAGCACGGCCGTAGCTGACACGATCGCTGCGCTACGCGGCATGGGGTTCGAGGAGGAACGCGTCGAAGCAGCCGATCCGCTCCCGCTTCGAGACGTCACGACACGCCTGTACCAGCCAGTCGAGACGCCTGACGCCCCGCCCGCGGAGCTGTCCTGGCACGAAGCGCCGACACCGGATCGAGAAATCCGTCACGTCGCCCGGCGCATCCGCGAGGAACTCGCAACCACCGATCGGCAGCCAGACGACTTGCTCGTACTCGCTCCCGGGTTGCTCTCCTACCGGGATGGGATCGCGGACGTGTTCGACGCGTACGGCATCGATCACGCGTACAAGGTCAGCATCCTGCTCGAACGAACGTACGCCGGCCGCGCCGTCCTGGACGCCATCGAGTGCTGTGAGTACCCGCGCAGCGACCGCATCGCAGAACTGGCAACCAACCCGCTCGTCGACATCCCAGGGACGGACGCGGTCGAACTCGCGGACGTCCAGCGCCGCCTGTACACGACCGCGATCGACGCGTATGTCGACGAACTCGACGCGTCCGCTTCCGGCATCGATGCCTTCCTCGACCGCGTCGCCGCTGTTCGGGAGGCGGAGGCCGATGCTGTTGTCCCGGCAGTCCGCGAGTTGCTCGGGCATATCGGGCTCGAAAGTACGGTGGAGACGCTCGATGAGAATGCTGATTTCAACGCCGGGTACGAGGCCAGAGCCGTGCGTCGCGTCGACGCAATCCTGGAGTCCGTCCAGACCGTTTGCGAGGAATTCGATCCCGATGACCCGCTCGGCGAAGTCGGGACAGCACTCGAAGGTGTCCGCGTTCCGTCGCCAACCCAGGTGACTGCCGGGAACGTCGAAATCATCGGACTCCAGGACGCGCCGGGCGCGGATTTCGAGGAACTGTATGTGCTCGGTGCGACGGCACAGCACCTCTCCGGTAGCGAAACGCGCCCACGGTTCTTCCAAACTCTGGGCGAGCAACTCGGCGTGTTCGAACGCCATGCGCAACGAGACGTGGACCGGTACCGGTTCGGGACGCTCATCGGGAACGCACAGCGCGTCCACATCACGACACCAGAAACGACGATCGACGACGATCCGTTACTCGTCTCACCGTTCGTCGACGAACTCGCCCGCGTCACCGGCTTGGAACCGACTGGAACCCTTCACGACGAGCCACGCGCATCGAGAGAAGACCTGCAACGCGACATGGCCGGCGCACCTCCGGCAGCGCTAGAACCAGCCCTCGCAGCAGCTCGAGAGAACGGGCACGTCACCGACGCGTTCGTTGCAACTGCGACGCGCGGCGCGGAATGCGGCGCGCACCGCGGCGTCCAGGAACTCACCGCCCACGACGGGCAACTCACAACGGGATCGATAGAATCGCTGGACGGGAAGCTGACGCGCGCGCCGTACAGTTACAGTCGCCTCACGAAGTACGCCAAGTGCGGGTTCAAATACCTCCTCAGCACCGGGTGGGGTCTCGACGAGGAGGACGACATCGAACCAGGCATCGACCCGTTGACGCTCGGCTCGGTCGTCCACGAAACCGTCGAAACATTCTACCGCGACCTCCAAACCGAACCCGGCGACCCCGTCGACCTGACCGACCACGACCAGCATGATCTCGAGCAAGGCCTCCTCGCCGCGGCACGAGACGCCGTCGACGATGAAGACGTCTCGCTGCACGACGTGTTCGGCGAGAAAACCCTGCACGCACTGTTCAGCGGCCTGGCCTCCCCGACCGAAAACGAGTACTACTCCCCGCCGGGCAACGACAGCACCGACGACCCTTCCGGCACGTTCGCGCAGTTCCTCGACACGGAACTCGACTTCGCCGAAGACGGGCACCGACCCAGCTACTTCGAAGCAGAACTCGGCGACGACGACGGCGTGCAACTCCCGGACGGCCGCACCGTTCCAGTCGGCGGGATCGTCGACCGCGTCGACACCACGCCCGACGGACTCACCGTCTTCGACTACAAAGCATCCAGCGTCAACGGGGCACGACGACGAGAAAACCAGGCGCGCGACGGGATCGACTTCCAACTCCCAATCTACTCACTCGCCGCCCCGGAACTCGTCGACACCGACCTCACCCCGTCCGACGTCGCCGCACGGTACTACGTCATCAACGACAACCCGCAGGTCAAACCGCGGCGCAGCCTCGCCGACCGGTTCGACGACATCGACTACGACGCGTTCATCACCGACGTGATCCCGGACCGACTCGACGCGGTCACAGGAGCGATCGAGAATGGCGCGTTCCACCCGGCTGTCGTCGGTGAACGCACTGCACAGTGCTCCTACTGCGAGTTCAGCGACATTTGCGACGTTCGACACCACCGCCGATACGACGTGGTCGATCACGTCACCGACACCGGGCACCACGCGTACGTTCCCGCGGGCGCCGGCGCAGGGGACGTGCTGGACGAACTTCCTGGGGGTGACACCGATGCGTGA
- a CDS encoding CRISPR-associated ring nuclease: MTRTWVTTASTNVEAVVNSLTAACDNGFVPDEIHALSLPAIEAEVEEALTFAERTVEAYGGDSPSVFRTEIDDEIAFGEIQEHVQSVVKAAGDDDAVAVDITPGRKFMSAIAFAAGMRYGADHVYYLYISSTENYFGRLYPEIPRTATQLYDLTEGY; this comes from the coding sequence ATGACTCGAACGTGGGTGACTACCGCGAGTACGAACGTGGAGGCGGTGGTCAATAGCCTGACAGCGGCCTGTGACAACGGGTTCGTGCCCGACGAGATCCACGCACTTTCTCTCCCCGCGATCGAGGCGGAAGTCGAGGAGGCACTGACGTTCGCGGAGCGGACTGTCGAAGCCTACGGTGGCGATTCTCCGTCCGTGTTCAGAACGGAAATCGACGACGAGATAGCGTTCGGCGAGATTCAGGAACACGTCCAATCAGTCGTGAAGGCAGCCGGGGACGATGATGCGGTCGCTGTCGACATCACACCAGGCCGGAAATTCATGTCGGCGATCGCGTTCGCGGCCGGGATGCGGTACGGTGCCGATCACGTGTACTACCTGTACATCTCTTCGACGGAGAATTACTTCGGGCGACTGTACCCGGAGATTCCGCGCACCGCGACGCAACTCTACGATCTCACGGAGGGATACTGA
- a CDS encoding metallophosphoesterase: MRIGLLSDVHANLPALEAVLDDMPDVDSIVCAGDVVGYNPWPADCVERIRDVAAVTVQGNHDRMVETPVRYAANQMAHAGLQYALDTLSEAQLEWLRELPASTTFGNGDYLLVHSHPEHRGNYVYPEDFAELRPYLEDYDGVVLGHTHVQGKAHVDGRLVVNPGSVGQPRDGNSNAAYAVLDTEENDAELHRVHYDVDRVHHEIAVEGLPAESGDRLFLGK, encoded by the coding sequence ATGAGAATCGGATTGCTCTCCGACGTGCACGCGAACCTGCCGGCCCTCGAGGCTGTCCTCGACGACATGCCGGACGTGGACTCGATCGTCTGCGCCGGCGACGTGGTCGGATACAACCCGTGGCCTGCTGACTGCGTCGAGCGAATCAGGGACGTCGCTGCCGTCACCGTCCAAGGGAATCACGACAGGATGGTCGAGACACCCGTTCGGTACGCAGCGAACCAGATGGCCCACGCGGGCCTGCAGTACGCCCTCGATACGCTTTCGGAAGCACAACTCGAGTGGTTGCGCGAACTGCCAGCCTCCACGACGTTCGGGAACGGCGACTACCTGCTCGTTCACTCCCATCCCGAGCACCGCGGCAACTACGTCTACCCTGAGGACTTCGCCGAGCTGCGACCGTACCTCGAGGACTACGACGGCGTCGTCCTCGGCCACACGCACGTCCAGGGGAAGGCCCACGTCGACGGTCGCCTCGTCGTGAACCCCGGGAGCGTCGGGCAGCCTCGCGACGGCAACTCGAACGCCGCGTACGCCGTCCTGGACACCGAGGAAAACGACGCTGAACTGCATCGAGTGCACTACGACGTCGACCGAGTTCACCACGAGATCGCCGTCGAGGGATTACCAGCCGAATCGGGCGACCGATTGTTCCTCGGGAAGTGA
- a CDS encoding HEAT repeat domain-containing protein yields the protein MKEAELAYGSRIFVRSPSELTTFLERHPNTPAFEIEYETTTPKPALVADIDPIDSTLDRPAAAPAVECSPVDGRRDSFTVRIDEIHTVALADPPAQQYVADAETIAEEARGFRRLSTSDPHEIDVVDLLALLEQAAPGSRGRKRILEALEGIASERPKDCAPAVPVIREILGDDDTTATAAALAVLRPIGEELPEEIAPAFEAVGSYLDAEDPGARYEATRCIVAIGEEYPADIEPAAEELAAIFERGGRSRRYAVWGLRLIAGESPKAVEPFAPSLLTAATNRELSDEIRLNATAALGRVVHESPSVGVDHVDEIATLLDEDAQRLRNNGVALLGDIALIHTDAVRPYVDQLVPLLIVDERYARINASCVVARIAEDYPASVEQLVGEFVELLDDDDPTVRENACWALGHVQADTAASSLQRVAGNDEEADVRTRAMWALSEIEDC from the coding sequence ATGAAGGAAGCAGAGCTCGCCTACGGCAGTCGGATCTTCGTCCGGAGTCCCTCGGAACTGACCACCTTCCTCGAGCGACATCCGAACACCCCTGCGTTCGAAATCGAGTACGAGACGACCACGCCGAAGCCGGCGCTGGTAGCCGATATCGATCCGATCGACTCGACGCTGGATCGACCGGCCGCGGCCCCGGCTGTCGAGTGCTCCCCGGTCGACGGCCGTCGCGACTCGTTCACCGTCCGCATCGACGAGATCCACACCGTGGCTCTCGCCGATCCGCCTGCCCAGCAGTACGTGGCCGATGCCGAGACGATCGCCGAGGAAGCGCGGGGATTCCGCCGATTATCGACGAGCGATCCCCACGAGATCGACGTTGTCGACCTCCTGGCCCTCCTCGAGCAAGCAGCGCCAGGTAGCCGCGGACGGAAACGGATACTCGAAGCGCTCGAGGGGATCGCCTCGGAGCGCCCCAAGGACTGCGCTCCCGCCGTCCCAGTCATTCGTGAGATCCTCGGCGACGACGATACGACCGCCACGGCTGCCGCGCTGGCCGTGCTCCGACCGATCGGTGAGGAGCTGCCCGAAGAGATCGCTCCCGCCTTCGAAGCAGTGGGGTCGTACCTCGACGCGGAGGATCCGGGCGCTCGCTACGAAGCGACGCGGTGTATCGTCGCGATCGGCGAGGAATACCCGGCCGACATCGAACCCGCTGCCGAGGAGCTCGCGGCGATCTTCGAAAGAGGCGGTCGCAGTCGACGGTACGCCGTGTGGGGGTTGCGACTGATTGCCGGCGAGTCACCGAAAGCAGTCGAGCCGTTCGCACCGTCGCTACTCACGGCGGCGACGAACAGGGAGCTCTCGGATGAAATCCGGTTGAACGCGACGGCTGCACTCGGACGCGTGGTACACGAGTCGCCATCAGTTGGGGTCGACCACGTCGACGAGATTGCGACGCTCCTTGACGAGGACGCACAGCGACTCCGAAACAACGGCGTCGCACTCCTCGGCGATATCGCACTCATCCACACCGACGCCGTTCGCCCGTACGTCGACCAGCTGGTACCGCTGCTCATCGTCGACGAACGGTACGCACGGATCAACGCCAGCTGCGTGGTGGCACGGATCGCGGAGGACTACCCGGCGTCGGTCGAGCAATTGGTCGGCGAGTTCGTCGAGTTGCTCGACGACGATGATCCAACAGTCCGGGAGAACGCCTGCTGGGCACTGGGACACGTGCAGGCGGACACGGCAGCATCGTCCCTGCAACGCGTTGCAGGCAACGACGAGGAAGCCGACGTCCGTACCAGGGCGATGTGGGCACTCTCGGAGATCGAGGACTGCTGA
- a CDS encoding VWA domain-containing protein: MDTTHADIESGERHDIEVELVSRRSIETEHGTVNRLLVTDRTATQFSVLVAEDSEPLLDLKTGATHRIAGLLGADPLPALPESEQDCPDCGAVLRPGRPFDAVGPAVTRAASELGLEEAFGVVDANAIVRRVRANEDRIDDWQPMHTEERLDPPVYVCRGCHRQLTRADVRQAPGLESHPDDGQFGDSNHCEANHSHAAPETVGLATGGAKDVTNFRENIANGYTPKPGAITDEGLFYDYHFETGERSSTDALFAPRYAAARSDHPITGETETFLSVGLDSTLSVDEFERPRLDLIAVLDVSGSMNSPFDEYYYDQQGRQRETQADDVTKLDAATQSLCALTTQLRPSDRLGIVLFNQQAHVAKPLRDVDSTDMPAIRRHIRNVSAGGGTNLADGFEAARSMFGSRNGPNVEQRVVFMTDMMPNTGTTDEKTLQRRFADAAVEGIHTTFVGMGLDENADLVKTLSGIRGANHYFVHSAAEFERRLGEEFDYMVTPLVYDLSLELDGDGCEVAAVHRSPSAEATTGQLIDVGTLFPSAKTDGEARGGIVLVRLDQMDPDADVELVATWSERDGGTHTERRSVELPSDSVSFGHDGVRKAVALTRYASALRSWARDVHEGEPPEAGVDDWQLEKFLGRHEEMSVPLVVPGEHADRFQQLREYLEQEMVAVGDEDLQREIDLLETLATHPVRINGEVTEG, from the coding sequence ATGGACACCACACACGCCGACATCGAGAGCGGAGAGCGACACGATATCGAGGTCGAACTCGTCAGCAGGCGGTCGATCGAAACCGAGCACGGGACGGTCAATCGGCTGCTCGTCACGGACCGTACGGCGACGCAGTTCTCGGTGCTCGTCGCGGAGGACAGCGAGCCGCTGCTGGATCTGAAGACAGGGGCGACACACCGGATCGCCGGGCTGCTGGGCGCAGACCCCCTCCCGGCGCTGCCGGAATCCGAGCAGGACTGTCCGGACTGCGGGGCGGTGCTCCGTCCGGGACGCCCTTTCGACGCAGTCGGACCGGCGGTCACACGTGCTGCGAGCGAGCTCGGGCTCGAGGAGGCCTTCGGCGTCGTCGACGCGAACGCGATCGTCCGTCGGGTCCGGGCGAACGAAGATCGCATCGACGACTGGCAGCCGATGCACACCGAGGAGCGGCTCGACCCGCCAGTGTACGTCTGCAGGGGCTGCCACCGACAGCTCACGAGGGCGGACGTCCGGCAGGCGCCAGGTCTCGAGAGCCACCCGGACGACGGCCAGTTCGGAGACAGCAACCACTGTGAAGCGAATCACAGTCACGCCGCACCGGAGACCGTCGGACTCGCCACCGGTGGCGCGAAAGACGTCACCAACTTCCGGGAGAACATCGCCAACGGCTACACGCCCAAACCCGGAGCGATCACGGACGAGGGACTGTTCTACGACTACCACTTCGAGACAGGTGAACGATCGAGCACCGACGCCCTGTTCGCGCCGCGATACGCCGCCGCGAGGAGCGACCACCCCATCACCGGCGAAACCGAGACGTTCCTCTCCGTCGGACTGGACTCGACGCTCTCCGTCGACGAGTTCGAACGCCCCCGCCTGGACCTGATCGCCGTCCTCGACGTCTCCGGCTCGATGAACAGCCCCTTCGACGAGTACTACTACGACCAGCAGGGCCGGCAACGAGAGACGCAGGCCGACGACGTCACGAAGCTCGATGCCGCCACGCAATCGCTCTGTGCGCTGACCACCCAGCTTCGGCCCTCCGACAGGCTGGGCATCGTCCTGTTCAACCAGCAGGCACACGTCGCCAAGCCGCTGCGAGACGTAGATTCGACCGACATGCCGGCGATCCGCCGCCACATCCGGAACGTATCGGCCGGCGGTGGCACGAATCTCGCCGACGGATTCGAAGCCGCGCGGAGCATGTTCGGTTCCCGGAACGGCCCCAACGTCGAGCAACGCGTCGTCTTCATGACGGACATGATGCCCAACACCGGCACCACCGACGAGAAGACACTCCAGCGGCGATTCGCCGACGCTGCCGTCGAGGGAATCCACACGACGTTCGTCGGGATGGGGCTCGACGAGAACGCCGACCTCGTAAAGACGCTCTCGGGCATCCGCGGCGCGAACCACTACTTCGTCCACTCCGCGGCCGAGTTCGAGCGCCGTCTGGGCGAGGAGTTCGATTACATGGTCACGCCGCTCGTGTACGACCTCTCGCTCGAGCTCGACGGCGACGGCTGTGAAGTCGCGGCCGTCCACCGCTCGCCTTCCGCGGAGGCGACGACCGGACAGCTGATCGACGTCGGGACGCTGTTCCCCTCCGCGAAGACCGACGGCGAGGCTCGAGGTGGGATCGTCCTCGTCCGGCTGGACCAGATGGATCCCGATGCCGACGTCGAGCTCGTCGCTACCTGGAGCGAACGCGACGGCGGGACCCACACGGAGCGTCGGAGCGTCGAGCTTCCCTCGGACTCGGTGTCCTTCGGTCACGATGGCGTCCGCAAGGCCGTCGCGCTAACCCGGTACGCCAGCGCGCTCCGCTCGTGGGCTCGAGACGTTCACGAAGGTGAACCGCCCGAAGCAGGTGTCGACGACTGGCAGCTGGAGAAGTTTCTCGGACGCCACGAGGAGATGTCGGTGCCACTCGTCGTCCCGGGCGAGCACGCAGACCGATTCCAGCAGCTTCGGGAGTACCTCGAGCAGGAGATGGTCGCCGTGGGCGACGAGGACCTCCAGCGCGAGATCGATCTCCTCGAGACGCTCGCTACGCACCCCGTCAGAATCAACGGCGAGGTGACCGAAGGATGA
- a CDS encoding ATP-binding protein produces MAVDPADSLVRALDEHNPWWERGADAFSLPARQRSDFYHLARPDDEGSQFEDQPILGLTGRRGAGKTTLLKQFVQHRIQQGDAPEQFCYLPFDADPLFQLQSDEQLRRAVRYYENRVLSAVDEERPHFLLLDDVHLIEHPNKTTIEGWGTPVAKLIEDAPRRHVAVTASAGVQVDRELDRVGIDESEYGVQPILPEKFRDYVFSLYPDLEEGDTRVSPTSLREGEHSLPEVLRTGDVEPFVAELRRKYEQVEGEERRIQSQLVDYLAMGGIVSYAQDGVVESASDLESADYAMLRENVRDALYQEVPGFESIQTIGDLERLCALAARNRGGESLKYQDLVDLFDVDRRTIVDSYLPALETLYLLTGVNEYDNARPRSVRLFLRDPGLVVALTGGSAGSVLADFDLETDLARVTAFDHTMRFAYGIEAIQGRDEAPSVQYWEGREGEVDFVFEVDGTPVPVGLAYRSGDREVTRSAIGEFRSEYEAPIGILLTGDTAGRASIEDVQQGIVTLPYWFYLLLC; encoded by the coding sequence ATGGCGGTCGACCCAGCCGACTCGCTCGTGCGGGCGCTCGACGAACACAACCCGTGGTGGGAGCGAGGTGCGGACGCGTTCTCGCTCCCAGCACGCCAGCGCAGTGACTTCTACCACCTCGCTCGCCCGGACGACGAGGGTAGTCAGTTCGAGGACCAGCCGATTCTCGGACTCACCGGACGGCGTGGAGCAGGGAAGACGACGCTGCTCAAGCAGTTCGTCCAGCACCGAATCCAGCAAGGCGACGCCCCCGAGCAGTTCTGCTATCTGCCCTTCGACGCCGACCCGCTCTTCCAGCTCCAGTCCGACGAGCAGCTCCGCCGGGCGGTCCGCTATTACGAGAACCGGGTCCTCTCCGCTGTCGACGAGGAGCGACCCCACTTCCTCTTGCTCGACGACGTGCACCTGATCGAACACCCGAACAAGACGACGATCGAGGGCTGGGGAACGCCGGTCGCCAAACTGATCGAAGACGCACCGAGACGACACGTCGCGGTCACGGCGAGTGCGGGTGTCCAGGTAGACCGAGAACTCGACCGCGTGGGGATCGACGAGAGCGAGTACGGCGTCCAGCCGATCCTGCCCGAGAAGTTCCGGGACTACGTCTTCTCGCTGTATCCTGATCTCGAAGAGGGCGACACGCGCGTGAGCCCGACGTCGCTCCGCGAGGGCGAGCACAGCCTGCCCGAAGTGCTGCGTACCGGCGACGTCGAGCCGTTCGTCGCGGAGCTCCGGCGCAAGTACGAGCAAGTCGAGGGCGAGGAGCGCCGGATCCAGTCCCAGCTCGTCGATTACCTCGCGATGGGCGGCATCGTCAGCTACGCCCAGGACGGCGTCGTGGAATCGGCGAGCGATCTCGAATCGGCCGACTACGCGATGCTCCGGGAGAACGTCCGCGACGCGCTCTACCAGGAGGTCCCAGGCTTCGAGTCGATCCAGACGATCGGCGATCTGGAGCGCCTCTGTGCGCTCGCCGCTCGGAACCGCGGCGGTGAGTCGCTGAAGTACCAGGATCTGGTGGACCTGTTCGACGTCGATCGGCGGACGATCGTCGACAGCTACCTGCCGGCGCTGGAGACGTTGTATCTGTTGACGGGCGTGAACGAGTACGACAACGCACGGCCGCGCTCCGTGCGATTGTTCCTCCGTGATCCGGGTCTCGTGGTCGCGCTCACTGGCGGGTCGGCGGGGTCGGTCCTTGCGGATTTCGACCTCGAGACGGATCTCGCCCGGGTGACGGCGTTCGACCACACGATGCGCTTCGCCTACGGGATCGAGGCGATCCAGGGCCGCGACGAGGCGCCGTCGGTGCAGTACTGGGAGGGACGCGAGGGTGAGGTCGACTTCGTCTTCGAGGTCGACGGGACGCCGGTGCCGGTGGGGCTGGCGTATCGGTCGGGTGACCGGGAGGTGACACGCTCGGCGATTGGGGAATTCCGCAGCGAGTACGAGGCCCCGATCGGAATCCTGCTCACGGGTGACACTGCTGGGCGAGCGTCGATCGAGGACGTGCAGCAAGGGATCGTCACGCTTCCCTACTGGTTCTACCTGCTTCTGTGCTGA
- a CDS encoding oxidoreductase: protein MALPLLDANGWSLDDVPDQSGRTVVVTGANSGLGYHATRAFARKGADVVMACRSLERGERARDDLADAVPADRLAVERLDLADLESVQSFVERFEADHTELHVLCNNAGIMAIPRRETADGFEYQFGVNHLGHFALTGGLLDRLRATEGETRVVTQSSGLHANGEIQFDDLQFEDEYGEWTAYAQSKLANVLFAYELDRRLDAAGSDVASLACHPGYADTNLQRRGPELRGSRLRLWGMQAANALFAQSARRGALPMLYAATSPELTGGEYVGPGGIANLRGAPEVQASSDRSYDEALARRLWPVSEELTGVEYEFGDAVTAE, encoded by the coding sequence ATGGCGCTACCGTTGCTCGATGCGAACGGGTGGTCGCTCGACGACGTTCCCGACCAGTCCGGCCGCACCGTGGTGGTCACCGGCGCGAACAGTGGGCTCGGCTACCACGCCACGAGAGCGTTCGCCAGGAAGGGCGCCGACGTCGTGATGGCGTGTCGCAGTCTCGAGCGCGGCGAACGCGCCCGGGACGACCTCGCCGACGCGGTCCCCGCGGACCGCCTCGCGGTCGAACGGCTCGATCTCGCCGACCTCGAGTCCGTCCAGTCCTTCGTCGAGCGGTTCGAAGCGGACCACACCGAGCTGCACGTGCTGTGCAACAACGCCGGGATCATGGCGATCCCGCGCCGTGAGACGGCCGACGGGTTCGAGTACCAGTTCGGCGTGAACCACCTCGGCCACTTCGCACTGACCGGCGGGCTCCTCGACCGGCTCCGCGCGACTGAAGGGGAGACCCGGGTCGTTACCCAGAGCAGCGGCTTGCACGCCAACGGCGAGATTCAGTTCGACGACCTGCAGTTCGAGGACGAGTACGGCGAGTGGACGGCGTATGCCCAGAGCAAGCTCGCGAACGTGCTCTTCGCGTACGAACTCGACCGGCGGCTCGACGCGGCCGGGTCGGACGTCGCCAGTCTCGCCTGCCACCCGGGGTACGCCGACACCAACCTCCAGCGACGCGGTCCGGAGCTCCGCGGCTCCCGACTCCGACTCTGGGGGATGCAGGCGGCGAACGCGCTCTTCGCACAGTCCGCCCGGCGAGGTGCGCTCCCGATGCTCTACGCCGCGACGAGCCCGGAGCTGACCGGCGGCGAGTACGTCGGCCCGGGCGGCATCGCCAACCTGCGAGGCGCCCCCGAAGTGCAGGCGTCGAGCGACCGGTCCTACGACGAAGCCCTGGCGCGTCGGCTGTGGCCGGTTTCCGAGGAGCTGACCGGCGTCGAGTACGAGTTCGGGGACGCCGTCACGGCGGAGTGA